From the genome of Chitinivibrio alkaliphilus ACht1, one region includes:
- a CDS encoding DNA topoisomerase IV subunit B → MSTEQNVRYDESKIKTLDSLEHIRLRSGMYIGRLGDGSHYDDGIYVLLKEVLDNSIDEFIMGSGRVISLSLEEQTIRVRDYGRGIPLGKVVDCVSIINTGAKYNNEVFQFSVGLNGIGTKAVNALSSHFRVISYRDGAYTEAFFSRGKLLHTESNEGSDEPNGTYVEFIPDTEIFGTYEFRREYIEKRLWNYAYLNRNLRIDFDGNSYYSRSGLKDLLNAEIEEDQLYDICYYRAEDERLEFAFTHTENYGETHFSFVNGQYTSGGGTHQSFFREGILRGIREFYGKNYAAQDVRDGVVGAISIRIMEPIFESQTKNKLGNRDLRKQIVDPVKSAVTDFLHKNSDTASILEEKIDKNEKLRKELATVKKKARTIAKKASIKIPNLKDCKYHITDPDRGEETTLFITEGLSASGSMVSARDPNTQAVFSLKGKPKNLFGHKRDAIYKNEELYSLMMAMGIEDDLEHLRYNKIVIATDADVDGFHIRNLLLTFFLSYFEELVVENHIYILDTPLFRVRNKKETRYCYNETERIAAQTELSNPETTRFKGLGEISPDEFGQFIGDTMRLVDIQLESLHTVKQTLQFYMGKNTPQRRTFIEENLV, encoded by the coding sequence ATGAGTACTGAACAGAATGTCCGGTATGATGAGAGTAAAATAAAAACCTTAGACTCCTTAGAACATATTCGGCTCCGCTCGGGTATGTATATTGGACGTCTTGGTGACGGCTCTCATTATGATGACGGAATCTATGTATTACTCAAGGAAGTCCTGGACAACTCCATAGATGAATTTATCATGGGGAGTGGTCGGGTTATCTCCCTTTCTCTAGAAGAACAAACCATTCGCGTTCGTGATTACGGCCGTGGAATCCCTTTGGGGAAAGTGGTTGATTGCGTCTCTATCATTAATACGGGCGCCAAATACAATAACGAAGTTTTCCAGTTTTCCGTGGGTCTCAACGGTATTGGCACCAAGGCGGTTAACGCTCTCTCAAGCCATTTTCGTGTCATATCCTACCGTGACGGGGCATATACAGAGGCGTTTTTTTCACGGGGAAAATTATTGCACACGGAATCAAATGAGGGAAGTGATGAACCCAACGGGACCTATGTTGAATTTATTCCCGATACAGAAATTTTTGGTACATACGAATTTCGGCGCGAGTACATTGAAAAACGGCTGTGGAATTATGCCTACCTCAATCGGAATCTCCGCATCGACTTTGATGGGAATAGCTATTATTCACGGAGCGGCTTAAAGGATCTCCTCAATGCCGAAATAGAGGAGGATCAACTCTACGACATCTGCTACTACCGCGCAGAAGATGAACGACTGGAGTTTGCCTTTACCCATACAGAAAACTACGGAGAAACCCATTTCTCCTTTGTCAACGGCCAGTATACCAGCGGTGGCGGAACACATCAATCCTTCTTCCGTGAGGGAATTCTTCGCGGTATTCGCGAGTTTTACGGAAAGAACTATGCGGCACAGGATGTTCGTGACGGTGTTGTCGGCGCCATATCCATACGTATTATGGAACCAATCTTTGAAAGCCAGACAAAAAACAAATTGGGCAACCGTGACCTTCGCAAGCAGATTGTAGACCCCGTAAAAAGTGCCGTCACCGATTTTCTTCACAAAAATAGTGATACCGCCTCTATTCTTGAAGAAAAGATTGATAAGAATGAAAAACTGCGGAAAGAGCTTGCCACGGTAAAGAAAAAAGCGCGAACCATTGCAAAGAAAGCATCCATTAAAATACCCAACCTCAAAGATTGTAAGTACCACATCACCGACCCCGATCGAGGAGAAGAAACAACCCTCTTTATTACAGAGGGGTTATCCGCCTCCGGTTCCATGGTCTCTGCTCGTGACCCCAATACACAAGCGGTTTTTTCGCTGAAGGGCAAACCGAAAAATCTCTTTGGACATAAACGTGATGCCATTTATAAAAATGAAGAACTCTATAGTCTGATGATGGCCATGGGAATTGAAGATGACCTTGAACACCTTCGCTACAACAAAATTGTCATTGCAACGGATGCTGATGTGGACGGATTTCACATTCGGAATCTTCTGCTCACCTTCTTCCTCTCCTATTTTGAAGAGCTGGTTGTGGAAAATCATATCTATATTCTTGATACGCCGCTTTTCCGTGTGCGAAATAAAAAAGAGACGCGTTACTGCTATAATGAAACTGAACGGATAGCCGCACAAACAGAGTTGAGTAATCCAGAAACAACTCGTTTTAAAGGCCTTGGAGAGATCTCCCCCGACGAGTTTGGACAGTTTATTGGAGATACCATGCGCCTTGTTGATATCCAGTTGGAATCCCTTCATACGGTAAAGCAGACGCTGCAGTTTTATATGGGAAAAAATACGCCGCAGCGACGAACATTCATCGAAGAAAATTTAGTGTAG
- the clpP gene encoding ATP-dependent Clp endopeptidase proteolytic subunit ClpP has translation MSTLVPMVVEDTGRGERSYDIYSRLLKERIIFISGEISDHLANLVVAQMIFLEYEDPQKDITLYINSPGGSVSAGLSIYDTMQFVKPAVSTICVGLAASMGAVIAAAGEPGKRFSLPHSKYMLHQPLGGTTGQAADIAIHAKEIIKIKELLADILTKHTGKRKATIKRDTERDYYMSAQDAKKYNLVDDILEKRS, from the coding sequence ATGTCTACATTAGTACCAATGGTTGTGGAAGATACCGGGCGTGGCGAACGCTCCTACGATATATACTCACGACTTCTCAAAGAGCGAATTATCTTTATAAGCGGTGAGATATCCGACCATTTGGCAAATTTAGTTGTTGCACAAATGATCTTCCTTGAGTATGAAGATCCGCAAAAGGATATTACCCTCTATATAAACAGTCCTGGCGGGTCTGTTTCTGCCGGTCTATCTATTTATGACACTATGCAGTTTGTTAAACCTGCGGTTTCTACCATCTGCGTTGGCCTTGCTGCCAGCATGGGTGCCGTTATTGCGGCAGCGGGAGAACCGGGAAAGCGCTTTAGCCTTCCTCATTCAAAATATATGCTCCATCAACCCCTTGGGGGCACAACCGGACAGGCTGCGGACATTGCAATTCATGCAAAAGAAATTATCAAGATTAAAGAGCTTCTTGCAGACATCCTCACAAAGCATACGGGAAAACGCAAGGCAACCATCAAACGCGATACAGAGCGTGATTACTATATGAGTGCACAGGATGCAAAGAAGTACAATCTTGTTGATGATATCCTGGAGAAGCGAAGTTAA
- the tig gene encoding trigger factor has protein sequence MDAVVSSPEPCKKVIEVEIPVDQVNEQFEKKLKKYGREVSLPGFRTGKVPAKVIKARFGDSIRAEVIEGLINESYGKACNDHKITPVSSPVIEDLQSDDVNAPITYKASVEVDPEISLSGYKDLDIAVDFEEVTQEEIDGALDNIKSQFAEFSDLSRPIETGDFVTLSYSDFTVDDDTPEEDPAPGLIEVGTAPLDELNSALLGMNQDEEKSITVTFPDSYRMEKFAGKTGSFSIIVKKVQERTLPETDDARILEMAKVDSAEALQERLKKDLQKQKDESAKNSAYEKAIDQILSMDGNDFEVPPARIEAYVKHIREQEARYYPQGNQPSLEEYAERFHETAKKTLKRFRILDYIAQEDKIKPSKEDVDGKIQELADQYNQDFDTIKDMLRQNGATIQIREELKHEKVLDTLIGIIPWPE, from the coding sequence GTGGATGCTGTGGTAAGCTCTCCAGAGCCCTGTAAAAAGGTCATTGAAGTAGAAATTCCGGTAGATCAAGTAAACGAACAGTTTGAGAAAAAGCTAAAAAAATATGGCCGTGAGGTTAGCCTCCCGGGGTTCCGTACCGGTAAGGTTCCGGCAAAGGTAATTAAGGCTCGCTTCGGCGACTCTATTCGTGCCGAAGTGATAGAGGGGCTCATCAATGAATCCTATGGAAAGGCATGCAACGATCACAAGATTACCCCCGTGTCCTCACCGGTAATCGAAGATCTTCAGTCTGATGATGTAAACGCTCCCATTACATATAAAGCCAGCGTTGAGGTTGATCCTGAGATCTCTCTTTCCGGGTATAAAGATCTGGACATAGCCGTTGATTTTGAAGAAGTTACTCAAGAGGAAATTGATGGAGCCCTTGATAATATCAAGAGTCAATTCGCTGAATTTTCCGACCTCTCCCGTCCTATTGAAACAGGTGATTTCGTAACCCTTTCCTATAGCGATTTCACGGTGGACGACGATACTCCAGAAGAAGACCCTGCTCCAGGGCTGATCGAAGTTGGCACTGCTCCGCTCGATGAACTCAACTCTGCCCTTCTTGGTATGAACCAAGACGAAGAGAAATCAATCACGGTAACGTTTCCCGACTCCTATCGTATGGAGAAATTCGCAGGGAAGACAGGCTCCTTTTCTATCATTGTGAAGAAAGTTCAGGAACGAACCCTGCCCGAAACCGATGATGCACGTATTCTTGAGATGGCCAAGGTTGATTCTGCCGAAGCATTGCAGGAGCGTCTGAAAAAGGATCTGCAAAAGCAAAAAGATGAAAGCGCAAAAAACAGCGCCTACGAGAAAGCCATCGATCAAATTCTCTCCATGGATGGAAATGACTTTGAGGTTCCCCCTGCACGAATCGAAGCCTATGTGAAGCATATTCGCGAGCAGGAAGCACGCTACTATCCACAAGGAAACCAACCTTCCCTTGAGGAGTACGCTGAGCGTTTCCACGAAACAGCGAAAAAGACCCTCAAACGATTCCGTATTCTTGACTATATTGCCCAGGAAGACAAAATTAAACCATCAAAAGAAGATGTTGATGGAAAGATTCAGGAACTTGCTGATCAATACAACCAAGATTTCGATACCATTAAGGATATGCTTCGCCAAAATGGAGCGACCATCCAGATTCGTGAAGAGCTCAAACATGAAAAAGTGCTTGATACGCTGATTGGAATTATTCCGTGGCCTGAATAA
- a CDS encoding ABC transporter ATP-binding protein, which produces MILRVRDLYKDFPIYSGIVRRKETGVIHAVRGVSFSLSAGETLAVVGESGCGKSTLARSIIGLSEPTAGQVFLCNEECTGLRGAARRRQRKNIQLIFQNALSSLNPRRTVLQSVVEPLEIHTRLSKRERITRAEALLERVGIPLKTRHNLPHQFSGGQCQRICLARALTLNPACLIADEAVSALDVSVQAQILNLLTELQEEFHLAMLFISHDIAVVRQVATRILVMYQGEVVESGPTETLLTAPQHPYTKLLLAAVPTVGDAPTPPQTSQALQDTQVDTEAGCLFYHRCPQGRPECTKEHPPVRENADGHGVRCFRP; this is translated from the coding sequence ATGATCTTGCGCGTACGTGACCTCTACAAAGACTTTCCCATTTATTCTGGTATCGTTCGACGTAAAGAAACAGGGGTTATTCATGCCGTCCGTGGGGTAAGCTTTTCTCTCTCTGCAGGTGAAACCCTTGCTGTGGTGGGAGAATCGGGGTGCGGAAAATCAACCCTCGCTCGATCAATTATCGGTCTTTCAGAACCAACCGCAGGGCAGGTATTCCTCTGTAATGAGGAGTGTACCGGCTTGCGTGGTGCCGCTCGACGGCGGCAAAGAAAAAATATACAACTCATTTTTCAAAATGCTCTCAGCTCTCTCAATCCGCGCCGCACGGTATTGCAATCCGTGGTAGAACCCCTTGAAATACACACGAGGCTCTCAAAACGGGAGCGTATCACCCGGGCAGAAGCCCTCTTAGAACGGGTTGGTATTCCGCTGAAAACACGACACAACCTCCCCCACCAGTTTTCAGGCGGCCAGTGTCAACGCATTTGTTTGGCACGAGCCCTCACCCTAAACCCAGCCTGTCTTATTGCTGATGAAGCCGTATCAGCCCTTGATGTGTCTGTGCAGGCCCAAATCTTGAATCTCCTTACAGAGCTACAGGAAGAATTTCACTTAGCCATGCTTTTTATTTCCCACGATATTGCGGTGGTACGGCAGGTAGCAACACGTATCCTTGTAATGTATCAAGGAGAAGTTGTTGAATCAGGCCCAACAGAAACTCTTCTCACCGCGCCGCAGCATCCCTACACAAAACTGCTTTTGGCAGCGGTTCCCACCGTGGGAGACGCCCCCACACCGCCTCAGACTTCACAGGCTCTTCAAGATACCCAGGTAGATACGGAAGCGGGGTGTTTGTTTTATCATCGATGCCCCCAGGGCAGGCCGGAATGTACAAAAGAGCATCCCCCCGTACGTGAAAATGCAGACGGTCATGGGGTACGATGCTTTCGTCCATAA